The Thermoplasmatales archaeon nucleotide sequence CAGAGCTTCACAGAGATGAGATTCGGTCAGCGAAATTTATTGCCAATCCTGGGTGCATTGCCTCTTCGTCTATATACAGCCTTGCACCATTGGCTAAAGCAGGATTTACGGATAAAGTGATAACCATAGACGCAAAGACTGGATCATCTGCGTCAGGCAATGATGCCTCGGAATTTTCAAATTACTCTGCTAAAACGAACTCTGTTAGACTCTATAAACCTTCAGGCCACAGACATACACCAGAAATTGAACAGGAGCTTTCATTATTAAGTGGCGGCAGAACAAAAGTTGCGCTCACAGCCCAGTCTGTACCCATGGTCAGGGGTATTCTCACAACATCATCTGTAACATATGAAAAGGATGTCGAGGAAAAAACTCTCTGGAGTATGTTTAGGGAATTCTATAGGAACGAGAGGTTTATACGGCTCATGATGGATAAGAATGGCCTCTACCGATACCCGGATCCAAAACTGGTGACTGGGTCAAATTTCGCTGATCTTGGCTTTAATATTGATAGTTATTCGCGAAGAATAACATCTATCGGCGCGATAGACAACCTTGTGAAAGGTGCTGCGGGAAACGCCGTGCAATCCATGAACCTAATGCTCGATTTTCCTGAAGAGATGGGATTGACTTCAATCCCAATATTTCCGGTGTAAGAAATGAAAATAGTTATAAAGATTGGAGGAAGCGTAATAGATAAAGGTATCCCAGATGCACTGATAGATGATTTCGTATCGCTGAGAGCGCATTCTATTTGTGTAGTTCACGGAGGAGGAAAGACTGTTACAAGGATTTCACGCCTTATGGGTGTTGAGCCAAAGTTTATTACTTCACCATCCGGGATTAAAAGCCGCTTCACCGACGGAGAAACTATGGACATATACAAAATGGTCATGATAGGCAAGATAAACTCGGACATAGTTCTTGCACTCAACAGAAGACATGTTCCCGCATTCGGTTTTTCTGGGCTTGATGGACCTACCATATTCGCAAACAGAAAGAAAAAATTAATAGTACTGGACGGAAGAGACAGAAAAATGATCATCGATGGTGGATTGACCGGCCAGGTAGGCAAGGTCGACACTTCTTTCATTTCCCTCTTCTTGGATCGGGGCATCGTACCCGTAGTTTCACCCATTGCGATAAGCGAGGAATATGAACCATTGAATATCGATGCAGACAGAGCCGCAGCATCCATCGCAGCAGCACTAAATGCCGACAAACTCATCATGATTACCGATGTCGATGGATTGATTCATAATGGATCCGTTGTGAACAAAGCCAGGGCAGAAGAGATCAAGGAAATTAGTGGAGAAGTTGGAAACGGCATGGACAAAAAATTGATATTTGCAACGCAAGCCCTAAGTGGAGGTGTCAAGGAGATAGTCATATCAAATGGGTATATTGATAAACCTTTACAAAACGCTCTCAACGGAAAGAGGAGAACAGTGATACTAAAATGATAACAGCACAAAACATCATGGACCTGGAGATAGAACATGAAGCAAAGACTTACCAAAAACTTCCTGTCGTTGCATCCAGGGCATCAGGTTCAATTATATGGGACGTAAATGGCAAGGATTACGTGGACCTTTCAAGTGGATACGGTGTTGCCATCCTTGGATACAATAACCATAGGATAATGAATGCGATCATGGAACAATTTAACACAGTTTCAATATTGCATTCCTCTCTTTACAATGAAACACGTGCAGACTTTCTTGAAAAGTTATCCTCAGTCGTGCCAAAAAATATAACAAGCTTTTATCTTGGAAATAGCGGAACTGAGGCTATTGAGGCATCAATGAAGGCAGCCATAAAATTTACGGGAAGGAAGCTTTTGGTCAGCATGAAGAACGGATATCATGGCAAGACCCTTGGATCACTTGCCATAACGCACTCAGAGAAGTACACTCGTTCGTTCAGAGATGTCATATACAAAGGCGTCCAATTCGTTGACTATGGAGACGCTAACGCTATAAGAGAATTGCCCAATCTAAATGAGATAGCTGCTGTCTTTGTTGAACCGGTACAGGGAGAAGGGGGTATAATTCTTCCAGGAAGCGAGTATTTGAAAGAATTAAGAGAAATCACGGAAGAGCACGGGATCTTGCTCATCGCTGATGAGATCCAATCCGGTCTTGGCAGGACCGGAAAGATGTGGGCTCATCAATGGTCTGGAGTTGAGCCAGACATAATGACCATCGGTAAAGGTATAGGGGGCGGTATTCCGATGGGAATAGCCGCAGGAGAAGAAGAAATCATGAACTCTTTGACACTTGGAGAAATGTCTTCGACTCTGGGTGGAAATCCATTGGCATGCGCGGCTGGAATTGAAGTTCTTAACCAATTGAGTAAGGAATTATTGAGTGAGGTAACAAGAAAGGGAAAATACATGATTTCCAGGTTATCTCAGAGTCTTTCTGATTCCAAAATTGTCAGGGAGGTGCGTGGCATCGGGATGATGCAGGCGATAAGCCTCAGAGTAAAATTTATTCCGGTTCTAATGAATATGATACAAAATGGCGTTATACCACTATACTCCGGAATATCAATTATCCGGTTGTTGCCCCCATATATCATTTCTGATAGTGAAATAGACATTGCTGTGAATAGAATCACTTCATCGATAAATGAATTTGAAAACGGAACGGGTGCTGCTCATTGAGGATCGGCGTTTTACATGACGTTGTACGATGGGAGGAAAAAGCGATAGCAGAGGCGATTGCACGAAAAGGGCACGAAGCAGTAATGATAGATACCAGAAAAATGGAGATGGATTTTGATTCAAAAGTTACAGAACCAGAATTATATATCCAAAGGAGTGTCAGCTATTATCGTGGATTGCATACAACCGCATTTCTTGAAGCAAAAGGGAAATTTGTCGTTAACAACCTGCAAGCGATGCTGATCACCGGGGATAAAATGCTTACTTCACTTGCACTTGTGAAAAACAATGTACCAACACCCAGCACTGCAGCTGCGACGTCGATAGAAAGTGCCATGAGCATTTTCACGAATAAATTTCATGGGAAAGCTGTTTTGAAGCCAGTAGTTGGAAGCTGGGGTAGAATGATCGCTCTTCTAAATGACAGAGATGCCGCGGAAGCTGTGTTCGAGGACAGGGAATACATGCATCCCATAAATTCCATCTATTATCTTCAAGAATTTGTTGAAAGACCGCCAAGAGATATGAGAGTTTTCGTTGTTGGAGATAGGGTTTTATGCGGCATATACAGGTATTCTCAAGATGGAAAATGGAAAACAAACACGGCGATAGGTGGAAGGGCAGAAAAACTTGAAATTACGAACGAGATAGAGAAAATAGCCCTTAATTCTACAGATAGCATTGGAAGAGGTATTTTCGGTGTCGACATGATGGAATCGGATAAGGGCTATCTCGTACACGAAATAAATGGAACTACTGAATTCAAGAACACAGCTAGGGTAACCGGCGTAGATATTGCGGGAGAGATAGTGGATTTCACAATACATGATGGCGAATGGACAACATAGTCACGGATTATTTCCTGGAACTGCTGAGAACCTACTCACCAACCGGCAGAGAAGATAAGATAGCAGGAGTCGTGGAGAGTCAGCTCAGGAGTTTGGGTTATGAAAACGTCCACCTGGATCGTGCTGGAAACGTGTTGGGTTCCTTCATCGGCAATGGAGCAAAGGTTCTGCTCTGCGGACACATGGACACGGTTCCAGGGAAAAGACCTGTAACTTTCAGGAACGGTTTATTCACTGGGCGGGGAGCAGTCGATGCAAAGGCCTCTCTTCTGGCTCTGATGGTCGGAGCAAGTGAGGCAAAGAGGATGGGTGCAAAGCTAGCAATCACGTTTGTGTCTGCAGTAGGAGAAGAGGGAGAGAGCAAGGGTATCAGGGAGGTCATCAAGAATAATCCCCATCCAAATTATGCGATATTTGGAGAGCCTAGCAATACGGTGGATCTGACAGTCGGCTATAAGGGAAGGATTCTCCTGGAGATGGTAGTTTCCACATTACCGCATCATGCCAGTGCACCATGGCAGGGAGCAAATGCTATAGAGAAAAGTGTGGATATTTTCCGGAAGGTAGAAAGGTATTATGGAAAAGGGGAAAGTTTCAGAGAAGTATCTGTCAGCTTAACAGGCATGACGTCAAAAAAGGCACATAACGTAACAGCATATTATGCCAGGAGTCTAATAGATTTAAGATACCCGCCCTCGAAAACAGAAGGGGGAGTAATGGGCGAACTAAGGGGACTTGTCAACTCAGAATCTGACAAATGTGACGTAAAATTAAAGGCCATTAGCTCCGTTAAGCCGTATGTTTCAAATATCAGGGGCAACCTGGTTAAAAGCTTTCAGGCAGGAGTGGCTAAATTTAGCGGAAACAATCCTTCACTGTTGTTTAAGAGTGGTTCGGGAGACATGAACATAGCAGGGAATGAAATTAATGTCGAGACCGTAACTTATGGCCCGGGCGATCCATCACTTTCTCATTCAGATAACGAAGTTATTTCAATTAAGGATCTGGAAAACAGTATAAAAATTGTCACAAATGCCCTTATTGAATTGGATTCCCTTAATCCAAGTTGATATTTCAAAATAAACTATTCGTGATTTCCGAATAATGCGATGGAATGTTAAGGCCATGAGAAATGCTCTGAGTAAGCCCCTTTCTGTTAACCGTTTCCGGCCGATGACATTCAACTTCGCCCATTTCTGAGCCGTCTTACCCGACCCTGTCGGTGGCCTAAGCGAGTCTGTTTAGACTTTCTCCATCCATGAAGGGTTTCCATCGGTATTCCGGGAAACGTCATTCCACCGAAATCATACTTTACCCGGACCCGTTTTTTTCTTTTCCCTTTTCGAATCCCTTTCGAGATATGCGCTTGCACGCATTGGATTCCACCAAGGAGAGGGGACTTTCCTCACTCTTTCGAGCGTAAGTCATCCTAGAGCCTTTCTCAATAGTCCTGGCATCCTATTACGGGATTCCAATCCTTCCCAGATTCAACGGAAAAGATTAGCGTCAACTCGGATCGCCACTCCTACTTAGCTACCCTTAACCTCTAGGTCATAGATTAAGTTTTCACAAAAAATTGTAAAATCAGTTCGGGTAAGAGCATTAATTGTACTATATATTATTGTAACTTAATCTCATTTTTTAATAAAATACGTATGATTTTGTTAACATTGTCAAAAAATATAAAGTACTCAATGACCCTTTCGCCAACGTGAACAAGAAAGTATTGCTCTTATATTCGGGAGGACTTGATACCTCAGTAATGCTAAAATGGCTAAACGAGAAGTTAGGTTACGATGTTGTTGCTTTGACTCTGGACGTTGGCCAAAGGGAACTTAATCTTGATTCTGTTGCGGATAAAGCAAGAAATATAGGGGCTCTCGATACAATAACCATGGATGTAAAACATGAATTCGTAAATGGATATGTATCTAAATCCATTTTATCAGATGGGCTTTACGAAGGGTCCTACCCACTTTCAACAAGTATAGCAAGGCCGCTGATGGCAGAAAAAGCTGTAGAGGTTGCCCATGATTACGATTGCACCTCCATTGCACATGGATGCACTGGAAAAGGAAATGATCAGGTACGATTTGAGACTTCAATACGTGCACTGGACCCCTCGATGGATGTCCTGGCCCCCGTGAGAGAATGGAACATGAACAGGGACGATGAGATAGAATATGCAAAGGAGCACGGAATACCAGTCCCAGTAGGCGGAAAATACTCTGTGGACGAGAATCTTTGGGGAAGGTCGGTGGAAGGTTCTGTTCTTGAGGATCCGGCGGTGGAACCTCCGGAAGATGCGTATTTCTATGTAACACCGCCTTGGAAATGCAAAGATACAAAAACTGAAGTAAAAATTGGTTTTGAGAAAGGACTTCCCATTAAATTGAATGGACAGCGTCTTCCTTTGATGACTATTGTGAATAAATTAACAAAAATAGCAGGAGAAAACGGCTATGGCGCAATAGACCATATAGAAAACCGTGTCACCGGGATAAAAAGCAGAGAATTCTATGAATGCCCAGCAGCACTTAGCATTCTGGAAGCGCGTAAAAAATTGGAATCTTTAACATTGAACGAAAAGGAACTTAAGCTGAAGAAATTTATAGATGACCTATGGGCAAACAATGCTTACGTCGGCCTCTGGCACGATCCTGTAATGAATCATCTGAATAAAACCGAAAAGAGCATGAACGAATTCCTATCCGGCGAAGTCACGCTCAAATTCTACAAAGGTAATTGCATCGCGACAAGCGTCGAAAGTTCCAACTCTCTGTACAATTATTCCCTATCAACATACGGAAGGGGGCAAACATTCGATCAAGGATCTGCTGCAGGATTCATAAAGATCTTTGGGATGCAGACAATTCTTTCATCAAATGTGAGAAATGGATATTCTCGCAAGTTAAGAGCAATAGAGGAAGAAGCGTGAACAGAAAATTGTGGCAGGGCGGGAAAGCCTTTAAGGCTGGAATAGAACCGAACAGGATAATGTCTGAAGATGACCTAGACACGGACAGTTACCTTATAGATTACGAGATCCTTACGCTCCTTGCTTTCCAAGTAGAGCTTTTCAAAGAAAGGAAAATAGAGAGAAAAAAATCTCGTGCGATTATTGATTGCCTGCTCGGAATAAGAGGAAAATACGATTCCATACCTGCGGATTATGAGGACGTTCATTCATTTATCCAAGACATTGTAGATAAGAAAATCGGTGAAGACGCAGATGATTTAAGACTGTTACTGTCAAGGAATGAGGAAATACATTCTGACCTTAGAATGTTTTATAGAGACCACATAATTTCAATTCAGGAGAAACTTTACAGCCTAATCTGCTCAGTGAAATATATGGAAAATAAGTACGATGGAACGCTTCCGGGATATACACATTATAGACAGGCAATGCCTGTCTCGATTAAGACATATGCAGATTTCATTGCGTCTGTAATGGAGAGTAAGATCTATGAATTCCAGGGATTGCTCAAAGATCTATCATTGTCCCCTCTGGGCTATGGCTCCGGTTTTGGAAATCTCCTTGACATAGATTGGATTACTCTGGCCAAATCGCTTGGTTTCGATAGTTCAGTCTCAAACCCACTTTTTCTTGCTTCACGTAGGCCTATAGACGACTTTAGCATCCTGGCCGCTCTTTCTTCGATGATGCTTGACATCTCTCGTATAAGCCAGGATCTTATATTTCTCAGTTCGGAGGAATCTGGAATTTTTACGCTTCCTCCAGATTATGTCACAGGGAGTTCCCTTATGCCCAATAAGACTAACCCCGACTTCCTCGAGATTGTCCAGGGGTATGCCTCAACGTTTGCAGGGAATCTCGCGGCGGTTGCTTCGAATACAATCAATAAATTGAGCGGCTATCACAGGGAATTTCAAATAGGTAAGAAACTCACAATAGATTCCATACTGAAAATGGAAGAGATCATTGTTGCGCTATCAGACATGTTTTCAAAAATTTCTTTTAACAAAGAGCAGTCAGGTCAAGCTATCCGGAATTCCACATATGCCACAAATTTTGCTGCAGAGAAAGTATTATCGGGAAATGCATGGCGTGATAGTTACAGCGAGGCTGGAAAAAGAATTGCAAACAATGAACAGATACCAAGCTCTGAAGTAAAATCATCTATCGTGATCGACAAGAAGAGACGGGATAAGATAAGACTTCTTATAGACGGGAATCGCAGGCGTGTAAATGAAACAATCAAAAACCTAGTGAAAGAAGCAGGGGAATGTGTCGCACAAATACAAGAAATACACTGATGACCATTTAATCCATTAGGCTTTACACAACTTTATGCGTTGCAGGAGGGAAACGTAATTACTTGACCTCTGTGGTATTTGATACCCCGGTCTTGACCTTCTTCGGCTTCCATTCTATAGCCATTATTCCAGCTATAAACCCTAATACAAGGCCAATCAGTTCGCCACCATTCGTGCCATAAATGCTTGCTATAGAAAAGACCATGATTCCAATGCCGTATGCGATATGATGCGGCCTATCAAAATAAAGCATGATACCTAAGAGAACTATTAGGATGCCCCATGCCAAGCCTGCCCATACCTCCACAAGTTCCGAAATAACAGTTATGTCTAATTTCTTCAGAATAAATATCGAATATGTAGCTATGTACAACATTATCGCGCCTGAAACTACTGACACCAGCGTTGAATCTAATGGAGTATCGCGAAAATACTTTAAGGACAACAGGGGAAAATGCAATTGCAGTATTTAACCACAAAGTTGCAGCAGTTATGAAAACCTTCTCATCCTAGCGCTATCCATTTCGTCATCTGGAATAAATTTGTATGGAGTCCCGTTGTCATAAATCTTGAATTTGACATCGAATGTCTTTAATAGATTTTCAACGGTCATAGTATCTTCTGTACTTCCAGAAGCGACCATTGATCCATTCTTTATGAATACAACCTCGTCGCACAGGTTATAGAGAAGATTTATGTCGTGCATCACTAAAACCACGGTCTTGCCAGCATTTTTAAGAGATCTAATAATTTTCATAACTCTTAGCTCCTTGTCGATATCCAGGAATGCCGTGGGCTCATCCATTATAACAAATTTAGAATTCTGATAAACGGCAGCCGCGATGATCACCAGTCGCTTTTCTCCTCCACTTATCTCGGAAAAACTTCTATGCCTAAGGTACCCTATTCCACACAGATCCAAAGCGTCATCGATGTTCCTTTTCTCCTCGGAGCTGTATCCGGAGAGCGATATAACGTCTTCTACCGTAAAATTGAAGGGCTCCGATATTTCCTGGTTTACCACTGAAATTTTCCTTGCTCGATCAATCATCTTGTAATCTTCCAGAACCTTTCCATCAAGTCTTATTGTTCCACTATCCCTATGCAGGAATCCATACATTACCCTTACAAGCGTTGTTTTTCCCGATCCATTTTGCCCGCCTATACCCAGGACCGTATGCTCATTTACCGTAATGTCGATGTTCTTCAGAGAGAAACCGCCCCTTCTAAAGTTCACCTCGTCCAATTCAAGTGACATATCCACCCCTCGAGATCCTTCTTAAG carries:
- a CDS encoding ABC transporter ATP-binding protein — translated: MSLELDEVNFRRGGFSLKNIDITVNEHTVLGIGGQNGSGKTTLVRVMYGFLHRDSGTIRLDGKVLEDYKMIDRARKISVVNQEISEPFNFTVEDVISLSGYSSEEKRNIDDALDLCGIGYLRHRSFSEISGGEKRLVIIAAAVYQNSKFVIMDEPTAFLDIDKELRVMKIIRSLKNAGKTVVLVMHDINLLYNLCDEVVFIKNGSMVASGSTEDTMTVENLLKTFDVKFKIYDNGTPYKFIPDDEMDSARMRRFS
- a CDS encoding argininosuccinate synthase, translating into MNKKVLLLYSGGLDTSVMLKWLNEKLGYDVVALTLDVGQRELNLDSVADKARNIGALDTITMDVKHEFVNGYVSKSILSDGLYEGSYPLSTSIARPLMAEKAVEVAHDYDCTSIAHGCTGKGNDQVRFETSIRALDPSMDVLAPVREWNMNRDDEIEYAKEHGIPVPVGGKYSVDENLWGRSVEGSVLEDPAVEPPEDAYFYVTPPWKCKDTKTEVKIGFEKGLPIKLNGQRLPLMTIVNKLTKIAGENGYGAIDHIENRVTGIKSREFYECPAALSILEARKKLESLTLNEKELKLKKFIDDLWANNAYVGLWHDPVMNHLNKTEKSMNEFLSGEVTLKFYKGNCIATSVESSNSLYNYSLSTYGRGQTFDQGSAAGFIKIFGMQTILSSNVRNGYSRKLRAIEEEA
- a CDS encoding DUF6114 domain-containing protein — translated: MLYIATYSIFILKKLDITVISELVEVWAGLAWGILIVLLGIMLYFDRPHHIAYGIGIMVFSIASIYGTNGGELIGLVLGFIAGIMAIEWKPKKVKTGVSNTTEVK
- a CDS encoding [LysW]-aminoadipate/[LysW]-glutamate kinase translates to MKIVIKIGGSVIDKGIPDALIDDFVSLRAHSICVVHGGGKTVTRISRLMGVEPKFITSPSGIKSRFTDGETMDIYKMVMIGKINSDIVLALNRRHVPAFGFSGLDGPTIFANRKKKLIVLDGRDRKMIIDGGLTGQVGKVDTSFISLFLDRGIVPVVSPIAISEEYEPLNIDADRAAASIAAALNADKLIMITDVDGLIHNGSVVNKARAEEIKEISGEVGNGMDKKLIFATQALSGGVKEIVISNGYIDKPLQNALNGKRRTVILK
- the argC gene encoding N-acetyl-gamma-glutamyl-phosphate reductase; translated protein: MIKVAVIGGSGYIGGELLRLLLQHPQVIVEYAGSRTFNGKFVYKVHPSLKGSTSLIFKNEDIADIASKVELIFLAIPHGKSHQIVPSIMDTGNRIIDMSADFRLKNPSEYPRWYGWDHSCPDLIQKFVYGNPELHRDEIRSAKFIANPGCIASSSIYSLAPLAKAGFTDKVITIDAKTGSSASGNDASEFSNYSAKTNSVRLYKPSGHRHTPEIEQELSLLSGGRTKVALTAQSVPMVRGILTTSSVTYEKDVEEKTLWSMFREFYRNERFIRLMMDKNGLYRYPDPKLVTGSNFADLGFNIDSYSRRITSIGAIDNLVKGAAGNAVQSMNLMLDFPEEMGLTSIPIFPV
- a CDS encoding aminotransferase class III-fold pyridoxal phosphate-dependent enzyme translates to MITAQNIMDLEIEHEAKTYQKLPVVASRASGSIIWDVNGKDYVDLSSGYGVAILGYNNHRIMNAIMEQFNTVSILHSSLYNETRADFLEKLSSVVPKNITSFYLGNSGTEAIEASMKAAIKFTGRKLLVSMKNGYHGKTLGSLAITHSEKYTRSFRDVIYKGVQFVDYGDANAIRELPNLNEIAAVFVEPVQGEGGIILPGSEYLKELREITEEHGILLIADEIQSGLGRTGKMWAHQWSGVEPDIMTIGKGIGGGIPMGIAAGEEEIMNSLTLGEMSSTLGGNPLACAAGIEVLNQLSKELLSEVTRKGKYMISRLSQSLSDSKIVREVRGIGMMQAISLRVKFIPVLMNMIQNGVIPLYSGISIIRLLPPYIISDSEIDIAVNRITSSINEFENGTGAAH
- the lysX gene encoding lysine biosynthesis protein LysX, yielding MRIGVLHDVVRWEEKAIAEAIARKGHEAVMIDTRKMEMDFDSKVTEPELYIQRSVSYYRGLHTTAFLEAKGKFVVNNLQAMLITGDKMLTSLALVKNNVPTPSTAAATSIESAMSIFTNKFHGKAVLKPVVGSWGRMIALLNDRDAAEAVFEDREYMHPINSIYYLQEFVERPPRDMRVFVVGDRVLCGIYRYSQDGKWKTNTAIGGRAEKLEITNEIEKIALNSTDSIGRGIFGVDMMESDKGYLVHEINGTTEFKNTARVTGVDIAGEIVDFTIHDGEWTT
- a CDS encoding M20/M25/M40 family metallo-hydrolase, which gives rise to MDNIVTDYFLELLRTYSPTGREDKIAGVVESQLRSLGYENVHLDRAGNVLGSFIGNGAKVLLCGHMDTVPGKRPVTFRNGLFTGRGAVDAKASLLALMVGASEAKRMGAKLAITFVSAVGEEGESKGIREVIKNNPHPNYAIFGEPSNTVDLTVGYKGRILLEMVVSTLPHHASAPWQGANAIEKSVDIFRKVERYYGKGESFREVSVSLTGMTSKKAHNVTAYYARSLIDLRYPPSKTEGGVMGELRGLVNSESDKCDVKLKAISSVKPYVSNIRGNLVKSFQAGVAKFSGNNPSLLFKSGSGDMNIAGNEINVETVTYGPGDPSLSHSDNEVISIKDLENSIKIVTNALIELDSLNPS